A genomic segment from Pseudopipra pipra isolate bDixPip1 chromosome 14, bDixPip1.hap1, whole genome shotgun sequence encodes:
- the ATMIN gene encoding ATM interactor: MAAAAAGRRGGGLGRPPAPGRDGPPAAELVRPSVTELSQVRTNILCTVPGCGKVLPNSPALNMHLSKAHPLQDGKLNAPIRKGLKTSQKFYCCPIEGCPRGPNRPFSQFSLVKQHFMKMHAEKKHKCDKCSNSYGTEWYLKRHIEVCGKTFQCTCGCPYASRTALLSHIYRTGHEIPAEHRDPPSKKRKMETSAHTQQLAEKANEAFISTHSNAPGTQELESSEVKAVASLEGSHSSNFTNQMQPKCTPKMLLPKPKVALVKVPVMQVAHLPVYVSATDPSVKPAVVAVDNQGSVVSTVHLLPQSIGILIPALEAETLVFKDSMPVSKVTSAGDREPVSTGVQVELDKVTPSNTGQEMGTVCHKNKISSINIQTDLSYISQNFVPAAAWTPNSCVSSCSQTDLSFSSQVSLPISVQTQTLLPASKLTSSIAAQTDAFSQGCFPTCGVSRETQTSRTQECIDGRVQMDQAVMCSDIFDNVPSSYNVSTHIDLPENNLMPANIDQTLLQRTNCKSLNQDTVKSESLISFTTQTNILPPQNTTDNQTQTMDLLSDLENIFSGNMSGQTLDNRGLLSETSSNADTHLPSGPSQSTGIDFDIEEFFSASNIQTQTEESELGTLNSEPVLESLDIETQTDFLFSDSATQSYNCRGNSNFLGLEMFDTQTQTDLNFFLDSTTHLPLGSILKQSSFSMSTDSSDTETQTEVYVATKTTPTQNIESKVQLSSAETQTMDSCFENLGSLFLTSNETQTAMDDFLLADLAWNTMESQFSSVETQTCEELCSLFQSSDKPSH; the protein is encoded by the exons GATGGAAAACTTAATGCACCAATAAGGAAGGGGTTGAAAACTTCACAGAAATTCTACTGCTGTCCTATTGAAGGCTGCCCTAGAGGACCAAACAGACCATTTTCCCAATTTTCTCTTGTAAAACAG CACTTTATGAAAATGCATGCCGAAAAGAAGCACAAATGTGATAAATGTAGTAACTCCTATGGCACAGAATGGTATTTGAAACGGCATATAGAGGTCTGTGGCAAGACTTTCCAGTGTACTTGTGGGTGCCCCTATGCCAGCAGAACAGCACTGCTGTCTCACATTTACAGAACTGGCCATGAAATCCCTGCAGAACACAG GGATCCTCCcagcaagaaaaggaaaatggaaaccTCTGCACATACTcagcagctggcagagaaaGCAAACGAAGCGTTCATCAGTACCCACAGTAATGCTCCTGGCACTCAGGAACTGGAGTCCTCTGAAGTGAAAGCAGTGGCCTCTCTGGAAGGCTCCCACAGCTCTAACTTCACAAACCAAATGCAGCCCAAATGCACCCCGAAGATGCTTTTGCCCAAGCCCAAGGTGGCTTTGGTTAAAGTCCCAGTGATGCAGGTGGCTCACTTGCCTGTTTATGTGTCTGCAACAGACCCTTCTGTCAAACCTGCTGTAGTGGCTGTTGATAATCAAGGTTCAGTTGTAAGTACTGTTCATTTGTTGCCTCAGTCTATAGGAATTCTGATTCCAGCCCTGGAGGCAGAGACCCTTGTGTTTAAGGACAGTATGCCTGTGTCAAAAGTGACAAGTGCTGGTGATCGGGAGCCTGTGAGCACTGGTGTGCAAGTGGAGCTGGATAAGGTTACACCAAGTAACACAGGGCAAGAGATGGGCACTGTTTGTCACAAGAACAAAATTTCTTCCATAAATATACAGACTGACTTATCTTATATTTCACAGAACTTtgtcccagctgcagcctggaCTCCCAACTCTTGTGTGTCCTCCTGCTCTCAGACAGATCTGTCCTTCAGCTCCCAGGTTTCCTTGCCCATCAGTGTGCAGACACAGACACTGCTGCCTGCTTCCAAACTGACTTCATCCATAGCTGCTCAGACTGATGCTTTCAGTCAGGGGTGTTTCCCAACCTGTGGCGTTTCTAGAGAGACTCAAACCAGTAGGACACAGGAGTGTATTGATGGAAGAGTTCAGATGGACCAGGCTGTCATGTGCAGTGACATCTTTGACAATGTTCCTTCCTCATATAATGTTTCTACTCACATTGATCTTCCAGAAAACAATTTAATGCCTGCAAATATAGATCAAACCTTGCTGCAAAGAACTAATTGCAAGAGCCTGAATCAGGACACGGTGAAGTCTGAATCCCTGATCAGCTTCACTACACAGACTAATATACTTCCACCTCAAAATACAACAGATAATCAAACCCAGACAATGGACCTGCTAAGTGATCTGGAAAACATCTTTTCAGGAAACATGTCTGGCCAGACACTGGATAATCGTGGCCTTTTGTCTGAGACAAGTTCTAATGCTGACACACATCTGCCATCTGGTCCCTCACAGAGCACAGGGATAGACTTCGACATTGAAGAGTTCTTTTCAGCATCCAATATCCAAACTCAGACTGAAGAGAGTGAGCTTGGTACCCTAAACTCTGAGCCAGTTTTGGAGTCACTGGACATTGAAACTCAGACTGATTTCTTATTTTCAGATAGTGCCACTCAATCCTATAACTGCCGAGGCAATTCTAACTTCTTAGGTTTGGAGATGTTTGatacacagacacagacagaccTGAATTTCTTTTTGGACAGTACTACCCACCTGCCTTTAGGAAGCATTCTGAAGCAGTCCAGTTTCTCCATGAGCACTGACTCATCTGACACAGAAACCCAGACAGAAGTGTACGTGGCTACTAAGACCACACCTACTCAGAATATTGAAAGCAAAGTccagctcagcagtgctgagacACAGACTATGGATAGCTGCTTTGAGAACCTGGGCAGTTTATTCCTCACCAGCAATGAGACACAGACAGCAATGGATGACTTCCTGCTGGCTGACTTAGCCTGGAATACAATGGAGTCCCAGTTCAGCTCAGTGGAAACACAGACCTGTGAAGAGCTGTGCTCCTTGTTCCAGAGCTCTGACAAGCCCAGCCACTGA
- the LOC135422001 gene encoding protein phosphatase 1 regulatory subunit 3E-like, whose amino-acid sequence MRSSRKDPEPSEEAEEEEEERAGVAAVLGGAAGCDQGPWRGGQGWEPWAGKDGSGRVSLPDRGTAAAAAAGAARPRRRPRTDAPAGIPRDRPRPAQRRGDPAGSGRRAEPADRALKPPRHPHERRSRGCRASRRPRRRSRRRPMDKAGSLHSSVPAPPPRLYLPRNFSCSACLYGSLAEQCRAGCSPDGDAAPTPVVREAAGEKPPQTRGREPTLPAVPPSPTQRRRAKSLPTPGDRSLRPALQHSPSRRKTVRFADSLGLELTSVHLFCEADLPRVPLPAPPTPRPADLLKTRKPPALGDLEPVLFGPPPPLLEPLFPPQPGASPGFVERVRQHKVRLEWVRAEPAGLRGAVRVLNLAYEKVVSVRYTLNGWASCAEAPAAYQPPGPPDGITDRFAFLLPLGAAAAEATLEFAVRYRVAGAEYWDNNEGKNYRLRARQRVPPGTGLPQDPDSSAWIHFI is encoded by the coding sequence ATGAGATCCTCGAGGAAAGACCCAGAACCCAGCGAGGAGgcggaggaggaagaggaggagagggcCGGCGTAGCCGCGGTACTGGGGGGAGCCGCGGGGTGTGATCAGGGGCCGTGGCGAGGCGGGCAGGGGTGggagccatgggcagggaaggaTGGCTCGGGGCGTGTGTCGCTGCCTGACCGCGGCAcggcagcagcggcagcagccggagcagcgcggccccgccgccgcccccgcacAGATGCACCCGCCGGCATCCCCCGGGACCGGCCGCGACCTGCGCAGCGCCGAGGCGATCCCGCCGGCTCCGGGCGACGGGCAGAGCCCGCGGACCGGGCGCTGAAGCCGCCTCGCCACCCGCACGAGAGGAGGAGCCGCGGGTGCCGCGCcagccgccggccccgccgccgctcccgccggcGCCCCATGGATAAGGCGGGCTCGCTGCACAGCTCGGtgcccgcgccgccgccccggctcTACCTGCCGCGCAACTTCAGCTGCAGCGCCTGCCTCTATGGCAGCCTGGCCGAGCAGTGCAGGGCGGGCTGCAGCCCCGACGGCGACGCCGCGCCCACGCCCGTGGTGCGGGAGGCGGCGGGCGAGAAGCCGCCGCAGACGCGGGGCCGGGAGCCCACGCTGCCCGccgtgccccccagccccacgcAGCGCCGCCGCGCCAAGTCGCTGCCCACGCCCGGCGACCGCAGCCTGCGCCCCGCGCTGCAGCACAGCCCGTCGCGCCGCAAGACCGTGCGGTTCGCCGactccctggggctggagctcACCTCCGTGCACCTCTTCTGCGAGGCCGACCTGCCGCGGGTGCCGCTGCCCGCGCCGCCCACGCCGCGCCCCGCAGACCTGCTCAAGACCAGGAAGCCGCCGGCGCTGGGTGACCTGGAGCCGGTGCTGTtcgggccgccgccgccgctgctggAGCCGCTGTTCCCGCCGCAGCCCGGAGCCAGCCCGGGCTTCGTGGAGCGGGTGCGGCAGCACAAGGTGAGGCTGGAGTGGGTGCGGGCAGAGCCCGCGGGGCTGCGCGGAGCCGTGCGCGTCCTCAACCTCGCCTACGAGAAGGTGGTGTCGGTGCGGTACACGCTCAATGGCTGGGCCAGCTGCGCGGAGGCTCCCGCCGCGTACCAGCCGCCCGGGCCGCCCGACGGCATCACCGACCGCTTCGccttcctgctgcccctgggcgctgccgccgccgagGCCACGCTCGAGTTCGCCGTCCGGTACCGCGTGGCCGGGGCCGAGTACTGGGACAACAACGAGGGCAAGAACTACCGGCTGCGGGCCCGGCAGCGCGTCCCGCCCGGCACCGGCCTCCCGCAGGACCCCGACAGCTCCGCCTGGATCCACTTCATCTGA